The proteins below come from a single Stomoxys calcitrans chromosome 1, idStoCalc2.1, whole genome shotgun sequence genomic window:
- the LOC106089623 gene encoding gastrula zinc finger protein XlCGF26.1, giving the protein MNLSKLDCLICLGSYLMGPNCIAVESTQWSELDITRIMEKHLWSIKPRTLSSCVCADCWQELNRFHLFYTRVEEAHINRDLSVKNEIIEDPLLEEPLQEDLKPFDLCILEPKIEIESLTSPVQIEDESNKKAQMDVEHKDMEKNFGLIFENKNIDNEMDCESSSYSKIVSSSNTEENNLHKTKRIAKGKGSAIAKIKIPKYKLAKSDDFLKKHFEMICHICQQKFEEFRLLCNHYDTEHNQQGYALCCERKFFERQTLVDHIHYHLNPEYFKCKVCNKSWKSRLALSNHFKIHKEKKYCCDICDRRFVEGHQLEAHKATHVPKSDKKFPCNECGKFYATALILYRHQKAVHLKIYSKICDICGQTLPDSSSFKIHMKKHAGISITEKCDDCGITVANKSALKLHKKEKHLNTEKTEHKCHICSKISPTLRALKKHIHEVHAMSYQFKCTLCSKEFKRADNFKDHMSRHTGTPMYCCPWCPKTFNSNGNMHQHRKKIHPIEWAEERSKKVTF; this is encoded by the exons ATGAATTTGAGTAAACTAGATTGTTTGATTTGCCTGGGCTCATATTTGATGGGCCCCAATTGCATAGCTGTGGAATCGACGCAGTGGTCAGAGCTGGATATAACTAGGATAATGGAGAAACATTTATGGTCCATT AAACCCAGAACATTATCGTCCTGTGTGTGCGCTGATTGTTGGCAGGAGTTGAATAGATTTCATCTGTTTTATACTCGAGTTGAGGAAGCCCACATCAATAGGGACCTATCTGTAAAGAACGAAATTATAGAAGATCCCTTGCTAGAGGAACCTTTGCAAGAGGACCTAAAGCCTTTCGATCTTTGTATATTAGAGCCGAAAATTGAGATTGAAAGCTTAACCAGTCCAGTCCAGATTGAAGATGAATCCAACAAGAAAGCTCAAATGGATGTTGAACACAAAgacatggaaaaaaattttggtttgatttttgaaaacaaaaacatcgaCAATGAAATGGATTGTGAAAGCAGCAGTTATTCAAAAATCGTAAGCTCCTCAAACACTGAAGAGAATAATTTGCATAAAACCAAACGCATCGCGAAGGGAAAAGGAAGTGCTATTGCAAAGATAAAAATACCTAAATACAAATTAGCCAAGTCTGATGATTTCCTTAAGAAACATTTTGAAATGATATGCCACATATGCCAACAAAAATTTGAAGAATTTCGTTTACTCTGTAACCATTATGATACCGAGCACAACCAACAAGGCTATGCATTATGttgtgagagaaaatttttcgaacGTCAAACCTTAGTAGACCATATTCATTACCACCTAAACCCGGAGTACTTCAAGTGTAAAGTTTGTAACAAATCATGGAAAAGTAGGCTTGCACTGTCCAATCACTTCAAGATTcacaaagagaaaaaatattgTTGCGATATATGCGATAGAAGATTTGTCGAAGGCCATCAGCTGGAAGCACATAAGGCCACTCATGTGCCaaagtcggataaaaaattcCCCTGCAATGAGTGTGGTAAATT CTATGCCACCGCGTTAATACTTTATAGGCACCAGAAAGCTGTACATCtcaaaatatattcaaaaatttgcGATATTTGTGGACAAACTTTGCCAGATTCGTCGTCTTTTAAGATTCACATGAAGAAGCATGCTGGTATATCGATAACCGAAAAATGCGATGATTGTGGTATTACTGTGGCAAATAAAAGTGCTTTGAAGTTACACAAGAAAGAAAAGCATCTAAATACTGAAAAGACTGAACACAAGTGCCACATCTGTTCAAAGATATCACCTACGTTGCGAGCCCTTAAGAAGCATATACACGAAGTTCACGCAATGAGCTACCAGTTTAAATGTACATTATGTAGCAAGGAGTTTAAAAGGGCTGATAATTTTAAG GATCACATGTCTAGGCATACCGGCACTCCAATGTATTGCTGCCCTTGGTGCCCAAAAACATTCAACTCCAACGGTAATATGCATCAACATCGGAAAAAAATCCATCCGATTGAGTGGGCAGAGGAACGAAGTAAAAAGGTTACGTTTTAG